One window from the genome of Cyclobacterium amurskyense encodes:
- the upp gene encoding uracil phosphoribosyltransferase, with protein sequence MFILNHNNSIANQYLAELRDINIQKDRMRFRKNLERVGEILAYELSKKLPFSPASVPSPFGEVETKLLAEKPVIIAVLRAALPFYQGVLNLFDHSDSGFIGAYRNESDSDSAIEITLNYLAAPDLTNKTIIMVDPMLATGKSILKSLQALNGNGIPKQIEIVSAIAAPEGIQHIQENLDLPHRFWIGAVDEKLNHQSYIIPGLGDAGDLAFGSKI encoded by the coding sequence ATGTTTATCCTTAATCATAATAACTCGATTGCAAATCAATATCTGGCCGAACTTCGGGACATAAATATCCAGAAGGACCGTATGCGTTTTAGGAAAAATCTAGAAAGAGTAGGTGAAATCCTTGCCTACGAGCTTTCCAAGAAATTGCCTTTTTCCCCTGCTTCTGTCCCAAGTCCTTTCGGAGAAGTAGAAACCAAACTTTTAGCAGAAAAACCCGTAATCATTGCTGTATTAAGGGCTGCTTTGCCTTTCTATCAAGGCGTATTGAATTTATTTGACCATTCTGATAGTGGCTTCATCGGTGCCTATAGAAATGAGAGCGATAGTGATTCAGCAATAGAAATCACCTTAAATTACCTTGCAGCGCCTGACTTAACAAACAAAACGATAATAATGGTCGACCCTATGCTTGCTACAGGCAAATCAATTTTAAAGAGCCTTCAAGCCTTGAATGGAAATGGCATCCCTAAACAAATTGAAATAGTTAGTGCCATAGCTGCTCCTGAAGGTATACAGCATATTCAAGAAAATCTAGATCTTCCACACCGGTTTTGGATCGGAGCCGTGGACGAAAAACTAAATCATCAATCCTATATTATCCCTGGATTAGGGGATGCAGGGGACCTTGCTTTTGGTTCAAAAATTTAA
- a CDS encoding calcium/sodium antiporter, with protein MSYLILAAGFLVLLLGGKFLVDGASAIAARLGLSPGLIGLTIVAFGTSAPELLVSVTAALKGSSDIAIGNVIGSNISNITLVLGISAIIFPIYIQKSTLKLDYPFTLISSVIFYAMSFSGVISFFEGIILFSCFVGLNWYFFKTIERVEFTEDEAIQMKKKSPWLAVLQLLGGAAGLYFGSELVVGNASLIARNYGVSERIIGVTIIAIGTSLPELVTSVLAALKKETEMALGNILGSNIMNVFSIIGITALIKPIEVATDFIYTDFIWMLAFTIILLPIMRIDYKISRLNGLTLFLGYLLYIYFIIS; from the coding sequence ATGAGTTATTTAATATTAGCTGCGGGCTTTCTGGTCCTGCTATTGGGTGGAAAATTTCTTGTTGATGGAGCCTCTGCGATCGCCGCTAGACTTGGGTTAAGCCCTGGATTAATTGGCCTAACCATTGTTGCTTTTGGCACCTCTGCCCCAGAATTATTGGTAAGTGTGACTGCTGCATTGAAAGGTTCAAGTGATATAGCCATTGGCAATGTCATTGGGAGTAATATTTCTAATATCACCCTGGTTTTAGGAATAAGTGCAATCATATTCCCTATTTATATTCAAAAATCAACGCTTAAGCTGGATTACCCATTTACATTAATTAGCTCCGTCATTTTTTATGCAATGTCCTTTAGTGGGGTAATTTCTTTCTTTGAAGGAATTATTTTATTCTCCTGCTTTGTTGGGCTTAATTGGTATTTTTTCAAAACAATAGAAAGAGTTGAGTTTACAGAAGATGAGGCGATACAAATGAAAAAGAAGTCGCCTTGGCTTGCCGTATTACAGCTTTTAGGTGGTGCCGCTGGTTTATATTTCGGCTCTGAGTTAGTTGTAGGAAATGCTTCATTGATAGCCCGAAATTATGGGGTAAGTGAACGAATTATTGGCGTAACAATTATCGCAATAGGTACAAGTTTACCTGAATTGGTAACCTCCGTTTTAGCTGCATTAAAGAAGGAAACTGAAATGGCTTTAGGAAATATTTTAGGGAGTAATATTATGAACGTTTTCTCTATTATAGGCATTACAGCTTTAATTAAGCCTATCGAGGTTGCTACAGACTTTATATATACTGATTTTATTTGGATGTTAGCCTTTACAATCATACTTCTTCCAATAATGCGGATTGATTATAAAATCTCCAGATTAAACGGCCTTACTTTGTTCTTAGGTTACCTACTTTATATCTATTTCATAATATCATGA
- a CDS encoding FKBP-type peptidyl-prolyl cis-trans isomerase, with protein MILTNKFTWLLGLIVLMSSCLEESVSDIELAMERDDLILEEYIASNSIVATKAQSGYYYTKTVENPDGEQFVNADFIGVYYEIKTIDGQLIDSYMDETKEPRIFKYSQDGLWPISITYASGLAKVGEELTVYSPSYLAFGNYGFETLILPSSNLVIKLKYAAKYTEEELMQREETMIADYIAAEQLEGFVEVAEGVYMRTVTEGDDTETESKLGSNVSVDFELFELGEEDPVFESYESNQPTTVSIGNSGLEFLNKSLIDVLPDQKIEVLSTSFNAYDQSIQIFPSAIRQDLVNMGEQIDLVKPFTPILFKAEILSVN; from the coding sequence ATGATTTTAACGAACAAATTTACTTGGCTACTTGGCCTGATTGTCTTGATGTCATCTTGTCTTGAAGAATCCGTTTCTGATATAGAGTTGGCAATGGAAAGGGATGACCTAATCTTAGAAGAATACATTGCGAGCAATAGCATTGTTGCTACCAAGGCTCAATCTGGGTATTATTACACTAAAACTGTTGAAAATCCTGATGGAGAGCAATTTGTAAATGCAGATTTTATAGGGGTGTATTATGAAATTAAAACCATCGATGGACAATTGATTGATTCTTATATGGATGAAACGAAGGAACCACGGATATTTAAATACAGTCAGGATGGCTTATGGCCAATATCCATTACTTATGCCTCAGGTCTAGCTAAAGTTGGTGAAGAATTAACTGTTTATTCACCATCCTATCTTGCCTTTGGGAATTATGGGTTCGAAACTTTAATTCTTCCTTCATCCAATTTGGTGATTAAATTAAAGTATGCAGCCAAATATACTGAAGAAGAGTTGATGCAGCGTGAAGAAACAATGATAGCGGACTATATCGCAGCAGAACAACTTGAAGGTTTTGTAGAAGTTGCAGAAGGTGTTTATATGCGTACAGTTACTGAGGGAGATGATACAGAGACTGAGTCCAAACTTGGAAGTAACGTTTCAGTAGATTTTGAATTATTTGAACTGGGAGAGGAAGATCCTGTATTTGAATCTTATGAAAGTAATCAGCCTACAACTGTTTCTATAGGAAACTCAGGATTGGAGTTTTTAAATAAATCTTTAATTGATGTTTTGCCTGATCAGAAGATTGAAGTTTTGTCTACTTCTTTTAATGCATACGATCAATCAATTCAAATATTCCCATCAGCTATTCGTCAAGACTTGGTAAATATGGGAGAACAAATTGATCTTGTGAAGCCTTTTACGCCCATTCTTTTTAAAGCAGAAATACTGTCTGTGAATTAG
- a CDS encoding aminopeptidase: MPFINLLKEILHLDSVSGDESRFSNFILQYIEKRKNSWKVTPEIHFGEEFHDNIVLVFGKPKTVVFSHMDTVGFTARYENQLVPIGGPELLDGVWLVGRDEAGLIRCKAKEIDGNVFHDFPRKIETGTLLSFEQEVVLQDGFLQAAYLDNRVGVCTLLRLCETLENGILVFSTYEEHGGGSIPYLIKFIYENWKIRNALIADVTWITDGIHFNKGAVISMRDSYIPRKTFINRIVDLARDANVPFQLEVEAYGGSDGREIQMSPYPIDWCFIGAPQENPHTPIEKVAISDMESMFKLYQYLMQYL, translated from the coding sequence ATGCCATTTATAAATTTATTAAAAGAAATTCTTCATTTAGATAGCGTTTCCGGTGATGAATCAAGGTTTTCCAATTTTATACTGCAATATATCGAGAAACGTAAAAACAGTTGGAAAGTTACTCCTGAAATTCATTTTGGAGAAGAATTTCATGACAATATTGTTCTCGTTTTTGGAAAACCTAAAACAGTTGTCTTTTCCCATATGGATACGGTGGGTTTTACCGCTAGATATGAAAATCAACTTGTACCTATAGGTGGTCCAGAACTTTTGGATGGCGTATGGTTAGTTGGTAGGGATGAAGCTGGCCTTATCAGATGTAAGGCAAAAGAGATCGATGGGAATGTGTTTCATGATTTCCCACGAAAAATTGAAACAGGGACCCTTCTTTCCTTTGAACAGGAGGTTGTTCTGCAAGATGGATTTCTTCAAGCAGCCTATTTAGACAATAGAGTAGGGGTTTGTACCTTACTAAGATTATGTGAAACCTTAGAAAATGGAATCCTTGTTTTTAGTACCTATGAGGAACATGGAGGTGGTTCGATTCCCTATTTAATAAAATTTATTTATGAAAACTGGAAAATTAGAAATGCCTTGATTGCCGATGTCACCTGGATAACTGATGGGATTCATTTTAATAAAGGTGCCGTTATTTCGATGAGAGATAGCTATATCCCTCGTAAAACCTTTATAAATCGAATTGTTGATTTGGCAAGGGATGCAAATGTCCCTTTCCAGTTGGAAGTAGAAGCTTATGGTGGTAGTGATGGAAGAGAGATTCAAATGAGTCCTTATCCAATTGATTGGTGTTTTATAGGGGCCCCACAGGAAAATCCACACACGCCAATTGAGAAAGTGGCTATTTCAGATATGGAGAGCATGTTTAAATTGTATCAATATTTAATGCAATATTTGTAA
- a CDS encoding RNA polymerase sigma factor produces MEKDLIQEAQKRDKKSLERLYRHFYGYAMSIALRYSGNREEACEIVNDSYMKAFDKLDQFCLENSFKAWFRRIIINTSVDYYRKNLKHQAVMDIDKAHAETYDPDIIDELSKDDILKCLEELPDILRVIFNMYEIEGFRHAEISEKLGIPSSTCRTYLARAKEKLREKIIALNHIKNEGAVR; encoded by the coding sequence TTGGAGAAAGATCTCATACAAGAAGCACAAAAGCGAGATAAAAAATCGTTAGAAAGGCTTTATCGGCACTTTTATGGCTATGCCATGAGTATTGCGTTAAGGTATTCTGGTAATAGGGAGGAGGCGTGTGAAATCGTAAACGATAGTTATATGAAGGCTTTTGATAAACTTGATCAATTTTGTTTAGAGAATTCTTTTAAGGCTTGGTTTCGTAGAATAATTATTAATACCTCGGTCGACTATTACAGGAAAAACTTAAAACATCAGGCAGTAATGGATATTGATAAAGCTCATGCTGAGACTTACGATCCTGATATTATCGATGAGTTATCTAAAGATGACATCTTAAAATGCCTTGAAGAATTGCCTGATATTTTGCGGGTGATTTTTAATATGTATGAAATAGAGGGGTTTAGGCATGCCGAAATAAGCGAAAAACTTGGGATCCCCTCAAGTACTTGTAGGACTTATTTAGCGCGAGCCAAGGAGAAATTGAGAGAAAAAATTATTGCATTAAATCATATAAAGAATGAAGGAGCAGTTCGATAA
- a CDS encoding IS3 family transposase: MAQLCELFGKSRQGYYKALNYIYRGAFEEEVVLSLVLKIRKKAKTSRWGLRKINPLIQKDLIGMKIKIGRDKLFDLLRVNGLLVTKRKRKFFTTQSHHWLRKYHNLVENMVVYRPNQLWVSDITYLLLNGQVMYLYLITDAYSQKIVGWNLSLDLKAESALEALKVAFQSQENINHYSLVHHSDRGVQYCSYDYTDLLKKKKVWISMTKPASPHENAIAERVNGILKEEWLEDIAGETNINPKKYIIKIIKIYNDMRPHESLGNLTPNQVHDEGFTRHDTERVIGKKYNWKKKTEPVKARSENSNAIGPNDYSLASCSSAELASALSWYCKLNETS, from the coding sequence TTGGCCCAACTTTGTGAATTGTTTGGCAAGAGCAGGCAGGGCTACTATAAAGCTTTAAATTATATTTACCGCGGGGCATTTGAGGAAGAGGTGGTCTTGAGTCTTGTTTTAAAGATCAGAAAGAAGGCCAAAACATCCAGATGGGGGTTGAGAAAGATAAACCCTCTGATTCAGAAAGACCTAATAGGAATGAAAATCAAGATAGGCAGGGATAAACTGTTTGATTTGCTTCGAGTGAACGGGTTATTAGTAACCAAAAGAAAAAGGAAGTTTTTCACTACCCAAAGCCATCATTGGCTTAGGAAGTACCATAACCTGGTAGAAAACATGGTTGTCTACAGGCCCAACCAGTTATGGGTTTCCGATATTACCTACCTTTTACTAAATGGGCAAGTCATGTATCTGTATCTTATTACGGATGCTTATTCCCAGAAAATAGTGGGCTGGAATCTTTCTCTGGATCTGAAGGCTGAATCAGCACTTGAAGCCCTGAAGGTGGCTTTCCAGTCTCAAGAAAACATTAACCATTATTCCCTTGTCCATCATTCGGACCGTGGGGTACAGTACTGCAGTTATGATTACACCGACCTATTGAAAAAGAAGAAAGTTTGGATCAGTATGACGAAGCCCGCTTCACCACATGAAAATGCCATAGCGGAAAGAGTAAATGGAATCCTAAAGGAAGAGTGGCTGGAGGATATTGCAGGAGAAACAAATATCAACCCGAAAAAATACATCATTAAAATTATCAAAATCTATAATGATATGAGACCACACGAGAGTTTAGGAAATCTAACACCTAACCAAGTACATGACGAAGGTTTTACAAGGCATGATACCGAACGCGTTATTGGAAAGAAATATAATTGGAAAAAGAAGACCGAACCTGTCAAGGCCCGGTCTGAAAATAGCAACGCTATCGGACCAAACGACTATTCCTTGGCAAGTTGCTCCTCAGCAGAGCTTGCCTCCGCTTTATCGTGGTACTGTAAGTTAAATGAAACTTCTTAG
- a CDS encoding OmpA family protein has product MKKIILSTLMVGALAVGANAQDDFNKWSVEVNGGFNKPMAPITPGYFSPTLNLGHADLGVRYMFNEKFGTKLDFGFGSFKNASDTPDFSSNYYRLNLQGVANIGRIMNWETFSQTFNLLGHFGGGIGQLTPQENQFTDLKDRQYNIISGMTLQVKLSDRIALTGDVTNLVAGRQDVSFDGESAIRPGANNGYYGSNAVWWTGTLGLTFYLGGNDTHADWYIRENKYATKDELATQIGEIKDMLKDSDGDGVPDYLDKEPNTPAGARVDSHGVTMDSDGDGIPDHLDKCPFVPGPASLEGCAPDDTEEVDYLAKAINDQYVNVYFAFDSAKPLGYSASSANYVANFMKRNPGVQVELKGYADELGPEDYNMKLSEKRAKSVYDLIIASGVDASRLSYKGYGEDTSVDKSSADARQMARRVSFEIQ; this is encoded by the coding sequence ATGAAAAAAATAATACTATCAACACTAATGGTTGGTGCTTTAGCTGTAGGTGCTAATGCTCAAGACGACTTCAACAAATGGTCTGTAGAGGTTAATGGAGGGTTCAATAAGCCGATGGCTCCAATCACGCCGGGTTATTTCTCACCTACACTAAACCTTGGACATGCCGACCTTGGGGTCAGGTATATGTTTAATGAAAAATTTGGAACCAAATTAGATTTTGGTTTCGGTAGCTTTAAAAATGCTAGCGATACTCCTGATTTTTCTTCTAACTATTACCGTTTGAACCTACAAGGTGTTGCCAATATTGGCAGAATAATGAATTGGGAAACTTTTTCTCAAACTTTCAACCTATTAGGTCACTTTGGTGGCGGAATAGGTCAACTTACCCCTCAGGAAAACCAATTTACTGACCTTAAAGATCGTCAGTATAATATAATTTCCGGAATGACCCTACAGGTTAAATTAAGTGATCGCATCGCTCTAACAGGTGATGTAACCAATTTAGTAGCAGGACGTCAGGACGTAAGTTTTGACGGTGAATCAGCAATTAGGCCAGGTGCTAACAATGGCTATTATGGATCAAATGCTGTTTGGTGGACTGGTACCTTGGGTCTTACTTTCTATTTAGGGGGTAACGACACACATGCTGACTGGTACATCAGGGAAAACAAATATGCTACTAAAGACGAATTGGCTACTCAGATCGGTGAGATCAAGGACATGCTAAAAGACTCTGACGGTGATGGTGTTCCTGATTATTTGGACAAAGAGCCTAATACTCCTGCTGGAGCAAGAGTTGATTCTCATGGTGTAACTATGGATTCTGATGGTGATGGTATTCCTGATCACTTAGATAAATGTCCATTCGTTCCAGGTCCAGCTTCATTAGAAGGTTGTGCTCCAGATGATACCGAAGAAGTTGACTACCTAGCTAAAGCAATAAACGATCAGTACGTAAACGTTTATTTTGCTTTTGACAGTGCTAAACCACTTGGTTACTCTGCATCTTCTGCAAACTATGTTGCTAACTTCATGAAGAGAAACCCAGGAGTTCAAGTAGAACTTAAAGGTTATGCTGATGAATTAGGTCCTGAAGATTACAATATGAAACTTTCTGAGAAAAGGGCTAAATCTGTATATGATTTAATCATTGCCTCTGGAGTTGATGCATCTAGACTTTCTTACAAAGGCTATGGTGAAGATACTAGCGTAGATAAATCTTCTGCTGATGCTAGACAAATGGCAAGAAGAGTTAGTTTCGAGATCCAATAA
- a CDS encoding outer membrane beta-barrel protein translates to MKEQFDKKLAEKIKASFNNHEEPFDPKEWEKFSDAYFKPKKKAWLIYWPFMTAGIAASLLFFFFYFPKQQEIDQKVKSITDAVIMDEAPFFDKSEKDEAEVLQIPTISSRNDSSYGKVAPLTGSTALSNIGEDSVVDRAPIQNIPETGKASNSVFIETFTETWDEFQAGITERFNSLEGGAEQTVAINTGKDVSMSTSEAQYLVDIWKSSSSENDQVAKTPKSFKLGLMVSPQASSNPVSGMNLGAGIMSEISLSRKLKLDVGLAYANQSMGAQNNHRMDQMMDASPSSEALKSNSNIIDTDYQLNFASLDIPVNLKYKFYDKKQTGMYLITGLSSMVYLTQNTVESYQAQSLFNANSFNGALEYAPTVQSFSNVFTPESGQSSTDVAGLLNLSFGYEYQLNKEFYISFEPFYKLPLGGLTFADQQFSIGGVNLRMNFNFNNK, encoded by the coding sequence ATGAAGGAGCAGTTCGATAAGAAGCTAGCGGAGAAAATTAAAGCCTCCTTCAATAATCACGAGGAGCCATTTGATCCAAAAGAATGGGAAAAGTTTTCTGATGCTTATTTTAAGCCTAAGAAGAAAGCATGGCTAATCTACTGGCCATTTATGACAGCAGGTATTGCTGCTAGTTTATTGTTCTTTTTCTTTTATTTTCCTAAGCAACAGGAAATTGATCAAAAGGTGAAATCTATAACGGATGCGGTGATTATGGATGAAGCTCCTTTTTTCGATAAAAGTGAAAAAGATGAAGCTGAAGTGCTTCAAATCCCAACAATCAGTTCAAGAAATGATTCGAGTTATGGTAAGGTAGCTCCACTTACAGGATCTACGGCCCTATCCAATATTGGTGAAGATAGTGTTGTAGATAGAGCTCCTATTCAAAATATCCCTGAGACAGGTAAAGCATCAAACTCAGTTTTTATAGAAACCTTTACTGAAACCTGGGACGAATTTCAGGCTGGAATTACTGAGCGTTTTAATAGTTTAGAAGGAGGAGCGGAGCAAACCGTAGCGATTAATACGGGGAAAGATGTTTCCATGAGCACCTCTGAGGCTCAGTATTTAGTAGATATTTGGAAGTCTTCTAGCTCGGAAAATGATCAAGTAGCCAAAACCCCCAAATCCTTTAAGCTGGGCTTGATGGTGAGCCCTCAAGCCAGCTCCAATCCTGTTTCAGGAATGAATTTAGGGGCTGGAATAATGTCTGAGATCTCTTTAAGTAGAAAGCTAAAACTGGACGTTGGTTTGGCTTATGCCAATCAAAGCATGGGAGCGCAAAATAATCATAGAATGGATCAAATGATGGATGCTTCTCCTTCTTCAGAGGCCTTAAAGAGCAATAGTAATATTATTGATACTGATTACCAACTCAATTTTGCCTCTTTAGATATACCTGTGAATTTGAAATATAAGTTTTATGATAAAAAGCAGACGGGTATGTATTTGATTACAGGCTTGTCTAGCATGGTGTATTTAACTCAAAACACCGTAGAGTCTTATCAGGCGCAGTCCCTTTTCAATGCCAATAGTTTCAATGGGGCATTGGAATACGCCCCAACAGTGCAGAGCTTTAGTAATGTTTTTACTCCTGAATCTGGGCAGAGTAGTACGGATGTAGCCGGACTATTGAATCTTTCATTTGGCTATGAATATCAATTAAACAAAGAGTTTTATATTTCCTTTGAACCTTTCTATAAATTGCCATTGGGAGGACTTACTTTTGCAGATCAGCAGTTTTCTATAGGTGGAGTGAATCTGAGGATGAATTTTAATTTTAATAATAAATAA